From Micromonospora echinaurantiaca:
CGTCACCGACCTGATCGAGATGGGCTACGACGACGCCCGGACGGCCGAGCTGCCGCTGATCGCCACCTATCCCCCGGCCAAGGCCCGGGCGGGTCGCCCGGCCGCGCCACGCGGCGCCAGGGTCGTCCGCGACCTGCCCAGCGTCACCGGCGCCGCGCTGGCCGCCGACAAGAAGCAGGCCCGCGCCCTCTGGTCCACCGTCGCGTCCACGCCGGCGGCCCGGTCCGGCTCGGCGCTCGGCGGCGGGCTGGCGAAGCTCTGGCTGGACGGCCGGGTGAAGGCCAGCCTGACCGAGAGCGTGCCGCAGGTCGGCGCCCCCGAGGCGTGGGCCGCCGGGTACGACGGCGCCGGCGTGACCGTCGCGGTGCTGGACAGCGGGATCGACGCCGGCCACCCCGACCTGGCCGGCCAGGTCGACGAGGCGGTCAGCTTCGTGCCCGGCGAGGACGTCTCGGACGTGCACGGGCACGGCACCCACGTCGCCTCGACGATCGCGGGCACCGGGGCGGCCTCCGGCGGCGACCGCAAGGGCGTCGCGCCCGGCGCCGACCTGATCGTCGGCAAGGTGCTCGGCAACGACGGGTACGGCCAGGACTCGTGGATCATCGCCGGCATGCAGTGGGCGGCCGAGTCCGGGGCCGACGTGGTCAACATGAGCCTCGGCGACGCGTCGCGGACCGACGGCACCGATCCGATGACCGCGGCGGTGGACACCCTCACCGCGCGGCACGGCACCCTCTTCGTGGTCGCCGCGGGCAACTCCGGCCCGCAGACCATCGGCTCGCCGGGCACCTCGGCCAGCGCGCTGACCGTCGGTGCGGTGGACAAGCAGGACGAGCTGGCCTGGTTCTCCAGCACCGGCCCGCTGGCCCGTACCGGCGCGCTGAAGCCGGACCTCACCGCGCCCGGCGTCGCCATCACCGCCGCCCGCTCCGGGCAGGCCCCCGGCGAGGGCGCGTACCAGAGCATGGACGGCACCTCGATGGCCGCGCCGCACGTGGCGGGCGCGGCGGCGATCCTCGCCCAGCGGCACCCCGACTGGTCCGGCCCGCAGCTCAAGGACGCGCTGATGAGCAGCGCCAAGGGCCTGTCCGACGGCTACCAGCCGTACCAGGTGGGCAGCGGCCGGCTGGACGTGGCGGCGGCGGTACGCGCCACCGTACGGGCCACCGGCTCGGCGTTCTTCGGCAACTTCGACTGGCCGCACGAGCCCACCGACGCGCCGGTCAGCAGACCGGTGACGTTCACCAACTCCGGCCCGACTGACGTCACCCTGGACCTCGCGCTCACCGGCGCCGGCCCGTTCACCCTGGGCGCCACCTCGGTGACCGTGCCCGCCGGCGGCAGCGCCGACGTCGCGGTGACCGGCGACCCGCGGGACGACGCCCACGGCCAGCTCACCGGCTACCTGGTCGGCACCGACGCGGCCACCGGCGCGCCGGTCACCCGCACCGCGCTCGCCCTGCTCAAGGAGGACGAGCGGTACGACCTGACGATCAAGCTGACCGGCCGGGACGGCAAGCCCGCCAGCTCGCAGGTGGTGCTGAAGAAGGCCGGCGAGTTCTACCCGTGGCGGTATGCCGTCGACGGCGAGCGGACGCTGCGGCTGCCGCCGGGCACGTACACCGTCGAGACCGTGCTGGACGTCCAGGGTGAGCGGCCCGACCGGCTCGGCCTCGCCCTGCTGGTCGACCCGGAGACGGTGCTCGACGGCGCGGCCGAGGTGGTGCTGGACGCGAGCCGCGCCCGGCTGCTCGACACCACCGCGCCGCAGCGCGCCGAGGACCGGCAGCGCCGGCTCGACTACCTGGTCGAGTACGCCGGCGGGGACGCCTACCGGGCGGCGTACCAGGTGCCGGTGGCCTACGACGACCTCTACGTCATGCCGACCGAGCCGGTCCGCCAGGGTTCGTTCACGATGGCCACCCGGTGGCGCAAGGGCGAGCCGATGCTCAGCCTGCGCTCCCCCGGCGAGCCGCCGCTCGACGCCACCGTGCAGCCGGGCAGCACGCTCACCGCGGGCACCGGGAAGCTGCGCCCGGTCCACGTCGGCACCGGCGCCCCCGCCGAGTACGCCGGCGTCGACGCGAAGGGCCGGATCGCGGTGGTGACCCGCAGCGACGCGGTCTCCCCGGAGGAGCGCGCCGCCGCCGCCGCGGCGGCCGGGGCGGCGCTGCTGCTGGTCGTCAACGACGGGCCCGGCATCCTCAACGAGTACGTCGGCGAGTCGCCGATCCCGGTCGGCACCGTGCACCGCGACGCCGGGCAGCGGCTGATCGCGGCGATCCGGGGCGGCACGGCGCCCAAGCTGACCGTCGACCGGACGCCGTACGCCGGCTACGTCTACGACCTGACCCGGGTCTACCCGGACCAGGTGCCGGACCGGGCACTCGCGTACCACCCGGGCCACCAGGACCTGGCCCGGCTCGACGCCCGGTACCACGCCGTGCGGGACACCGCGGGGGCCGGCTACCGGTACGACATGACCTTCAGCCCGGCGTTCGGCTTCTCGGAGTCGGAGTGGCACCCCGGCACCCGTACCGAGTGGGTCACGCCGGACGTGGTCTGGCACGAGGTGCACCAGCAGAGCAGCTGGACCGACACCGCGTACCTGAACACGTACGCCAAGGGCACCGCTACCCGGCTGGACTGGTTCGCACCCGCCGTCCGGCCCGCCTTCAACCGGGCGTTCGCGGTCCGCAACAGCCGGTACCGGGACTTCATGACCCTCAACGTGCAGGCCTGGAGCCCGTCGGACGACATCCTGGAGCACGGCGGCAACCTGGACTGGGGGTCGGTGCCGACCAACCTGAAGCTCTACCAGGGCGACACCCTGCTGGCCGAGAACACCTTCAACGCCGACCTGCAGTGGACCGAGGTGCCCGCCGGCACGCTGCCGTACCGCCTGGTGCTGGACGCCTCGCGGCCGGCCGAGCAGTGGCGCCTGTCCACCCGTACGCACACCGAGTGGGACTTCGTGTCCAGCTCGAACGAGGCGGACACGTTCGTGCCGTTCGCGCTGCTCCAACTCGACTACGCGCTGGAGACGGACCTGCGGGGTGACGTCAAGGCGGGCACCAGTCAGCAGATCAGCGTCAAGGCCGGACCGCAGCCGGGCGGCACCGACACCGGCACGGTCACCTCGGTCGAGCTGGAGGTCTCGTACGACGACGGCGGCAGTTGGCAGCGGGTGACCTTGAGCCGGGGCGCCGACGACCGGTGGACCGGCGCGCTGAAGGTGCCGAAGCAGCCCGGCGGCTTCGTCTCGGTACGCGCCGCCGCCCGCACCGATGCCGGCTTCGCCATCCGGCAGGAGCTCATCCGGGCGTACGGCCTGCGCTGAGCTGGCCGGCGGAGCCCCGGGACCGGCACCGTCCCGGGGCTCCGCCGGCCCCCACCCCCTGTTCAAGATCCATCAGCGTGGCCCATACTCTCCGTGCCGTCACCGCCGGAGGGAGGCAGCCACCGATGCTGGGCGCGCTGGGTCTGAACCCGGACGACGAGGCGGTCTACAACCTGCTGGTCCGGCGCGGGTCGGCCGGTCCGGCCGAGCTCGCCGACGCCCTGCGGATGCCGGTCGCGGCGGTCGGCGCGGCGCTGTCCCACCTGACCGCGTCCGGCCTGGTGAAGTGCGGACCGGACGAGGCGTACTCGGTGGCGCCGCCCGCGGTCGCGCTCGGCGCGCTGATCAGCGAGCAGCGCAGCGCCCTGCGCAGCGCCGAGCTGGCGCTGGTCACGTTGGCCGAGGAGTACCGGGGCGCGGTCGCGGGCCGGGCCATCGACGAGCTGATCGAGGTGGTCACCGGGGTGGACGCCGTCCGCCACCGGTTCGCCCAGGTGCAGCACGCCGCCCGGACGGAGGTCCGCAGCTTCGTCACCACGCCCTTCCTCGCCGTACCGCCGGGCACCAACGCGGTCGAGGAGGTGGCGGTCGGCCACGGGGTGCGGTTCCGGGTGGTGGTGGACCGACCGACGCTGGCCGAGCCCGGGGTGGTCGCCGAGACCCTGGAGTCGCTGCGCAACGGGGTGCAGGTGCGGGTGGTCGACTCGTTGCCGATCAAGCTGATCCTGGCCGACGCGGACCTGGCCCTGGTGCCGCTGACCGCCACGCCCGGTGGCGAGCCCGGTGCCGTGCTGCTGCACCGCACCGGCCTGCTGGCGGCGATGGACGCGCTGTTCGAGACCGTGTGGCGCACCGCCCGCCCCCTCGACCTGACCGCCGAGGGGCTGACCGAGCGCCCCGACGGCGACGGCGCGGCCGGCCCGACCGAGCTGGACCGGCGGATCCTGGCGCTGCTGCTGGCCGGGCTCACCGACCAGGTGGTCGCCGCCCAGCTCGACCTGTCGTTGCGGACGCTGCAACGGCGGCTACGCCACCTGATGGACCTGGCCGGGGTCGAGACCCGGATGCAGCTCGGCTGGCACGCCGCGCGGCACGGCTGGACCTGACCGGCCGCCGCCCGGCGGGCAGCCGGACCGGCCCGGCCCCGTTTGCTCCAGTCAGTCAGGTCAGGTCAGAAGAAGAGGCCCCGGCGCTGCAGCGACTGGCGCAGCCAGCCGTCGAGCTGGGCGGCCCAGTCGGTGCGGTCCATCGTGGCGTAGTCGACGGTGAACCGGCCGAACGCGTCGCGGCCCTCGGTGAGCAGCCCACCCCGCTTGTCCAGCTCCAGCACCACCTGCAGCTGGCGCGGGTCGGCGATGAAGGTCACCTCCAGCTGGTTGATCGCGCGGGCGTACTGCGGCGCCGGGTGGAACTCGATCTCCTGGTAGAACGGCAGGGTCTGCCGTACGCCGTAGATGTGGCCGCGCTCCACGTCGGCGCGGGCGAACCGGAAGCCGAGCCGCAGCAGCGCCTCCAGCAGCCGCTCCTGGGCCGGCAGCGGGTGCACCGCGACCGCGTCCAGGTCGCCCTTGTCGACCGCCCGGGCCACCTCCAGCTCGGTCCGCAGCCCCATCGTCATCCCGTGCAGGTGCTGCCCGTACAGCTCGGTGACCGGGGTCTCCCAGGGCACGTCGAAGCGGAACGGGATGTCGTAGCGCTGCCCCGGTTCCAGCCGGAACGCGCCGGTCACCTGCTGCCGGTGGAACTCCTGGGTGGTGTTGTACTCGTTGTCGCCACTCTCCACCTCGACCCGGGTGACCAGGCCCAGCGCCACGTAGCTGACGTCGAC
This genomic window contains:
- a CDS encoding S8 family serine peptidase — encoded protein: MPSPSQPSAAGRTRRRLIAAAAAAGLVAAGAAAIQSPATAAAPAPPAPAATRDTHTVTLVTGDVVTVTTFADGQATADVDRPDHATGGVRIQQSGGDLYVLPDEALPLLGSDRLDRRLFNVTDLIEMGYDDARTAELPLIATYPPAKARAGRPAAPRGARVVRDLPSVTGAALAADKKQARALWSTVASTPAARSGSALGGGLAKLWLDGRVKASLTESVPQVGAPEAWAAGYDGAGVTVAVLDSGIDAGHPDLAGQVDEAVSFVPGEDVSDVHGHGTHVASTIAGTGAASGGDRKGVAPGADLIVGKVLGNDGYGQDSWIIAGMQWAAESGADVVNMSLGDASRTDGTDPMTAAVDTLTARHGTLFVVAAGNSGPQTIGSPGTSASALTVGAVDKQDELAWFSSTGPLARTGALKPDLTAPGVAITAARSGQAPGEGAYQSMDGTSMAAPHVAGAAAILAQRHPDWSGPQLKDALMSSAKGLSDGYQPYQVGSGRLDVAAAVRATVRATGSAFFGNFDWPHEPTDAPVSRPVTFTNSGPTDVTLDLALTGAGPFTLGATSVTVPAGGSADVAVTGDPRDDAHGQLTGYLVGTDAATGAPVTRTALALLKEDERYDLTIKLTGRDGKPASSQVVLKKAGEFYPWRYAVDGERTLRLPPGTYTVETVLDVQGERPDRLGLALLVDPETVLDGAAEVVLDASRARLLDTTAPQRAEDRQRRLDYLVEYAGGDAYRAAYQVPVAYDDLYVMPTEPVRQGSFTMATRWRKGEPMLSLRSPGEPPLDATVQPGSTLTAGTGKLRPVHVGTGAPAEYAGVDAKGRIAVVTRSDAVSPEERAAAAAAAGAALLLVVNDGPGILNEYVGESPIPVGTVHRDAGQRLIAAIRGGTAPKLTVDRTPYAGYVYDLTRVYPDQVPDRALAYHPGHQDLARLDARYHAVRDTAGAGYRYDMTFSPAFGFSESEWHPGTRTEWVTPDVVWHEVHQQSSWTDTAYLNTYAKGTATRLDWFAPAVRPAFNRAFAVRNSRYRDFMTLNVQAWSPSDDILEHGGNLDWGSVPTNLKLYQGDTLLAENTFNADLQWTEVPAGTLPYRLVLDASRPAEQWRLSTRTHTEWDFVSSSNEADTFVPFALLQLDYALETDLRGDVKAGTSQQISVKAGPQPGGTDTGTVTSVELEVSYDDGGSWQRVTLSRGADDRWTGALKVPKQPGGFVSVRAAARTDAGFAIRQELIRAYGLR
- a CDS encoding sporulation protein gives rise to the protein MVFKRLMQAMGVGGPSVETVLANPNCRPGGQLEGTVHVAGGDHQVDVSYVALGLVTRVEVESGDNEYNTTQEFHRQQVTGAFRLEPGQRYDIPFRFDVPWETPVTELYGQHLHGMTMGLRTELEVARAVDKGDLDAVAVHPLPAQERLLEALLRLGFRFARADVERGHIYGVRQTLPFYQEIEFHPAPQYARAINQLEVTFIADPRQLQVVLELDKRGGLLTEGRDAFGRFTVDYATMDRTDWAAQLDGWLRQSLQRRGLFF
- a CDS encoding transcriptional regulator TrmB, whose translation is MLGALGLNPDDEAVYNLLVRRGSAGPAELADALRMPVAAVGAALSHLTASGLVKCGPDEAYSVAPPAVALGALISEQRSALRSAELALVTLAEEYRGAVAGRAIDELIEVVTGVDAVRHRFAQVQHAARTEVRSFVTTPFLAVPPGTNAVEEVAVGHGVRFRVVVDRPTLAEPGVVAETLESLRNGVQVRVVDSLPIKLILADADLALVPLTATPGGEPGAVLLHRTGLLAAMDALFETVWRTARPLDLTAEGLTERPDGDGAAGPTELDRRILALLLAGLTDQVVAAQLDLSLRTLQRRLRHLMDLAGVETRMQLGWHAARHGWT